Proteins from one Pirellulaceae bacterium genomic window:
- a CDS encoding metallophosphoesterase, with protein sequence MPIHLPAISRRQFISGTAGVIGSCVLVQKGYPRDVDVDSNRFALVSDTHIMADPAATARGINMTDHLRQVVGKITRLDTQPAHVIVNGDLATDGSPPTPEAYKQFGRLISPMRNSGIRVHLTMGNCDRRGLCIQALADLSPEHPPVEGRWVDIIETEHANWFLLDSLYNTKSTVTEGNLGAPQVRWLANAIDQHADKPAIVVGHHHVEMNSKRDPIWSKLSGLLDNDAVVDILRTRRHVKAYICGHTHVWKLGEVDGLHLINLPTTAYIFDPKQPQGWVEGCLAADGIRLTLHTIAANHPLGGQQIRLTWRNGS encoded by the coding sequence ATGCCAATTCACCTTCCCGCAATATCACGTCGCCAATTCATCTCAGGTACCGCGGGCGTGATCGGTAGCTGCGTCCTGGTACAAAAGGGGTATCCTCGGGACGTCGACGTCGACTCCAACCGATTTGCGCTGGTTTCCGATACGCATATCATGGCCGACCCAGCGGCGACCGCGCGAGGAATCAACATGACCGATCACCTTCGGCAAGTGGTGGGCAAGATCACGCGACTCGACACTCAACCGGCGCATGTGATCGTCAACGGAGATCTCGCGACGGACGGATCACCGCCGACGCCAGAAGCCTACAAACAATTTGGCCGGCTGATTTCCCCGATGCGCAACTCGGGTATTCGAGTTCATTTGACCATGGGGAATTGTGATCGTCGCGGACTATGCATTCAGGCATTAGCTGACTTGAGTCCCGAACATCCGCCCGTGGAAGGCAGATGGGTGGATATCATCGAGACCGAACACGCTAACTGGTTCTTGCTCGATTCACTCTACAATACAAAAAGCACCGTTACGGAAGGCAATCTCGGCGCGCCGCAAGTCCGATGGCTGGCCAACGCGATCGACCAACACGCCGACAAACCGGCAATCGTGGTTGGTCACCATCACGTGGAGATGAATTCGAAGCGGGACCCGATTTGGTCCAAGTTGTCAGGCCTGCTAGATAATGACGCCGTTGTCGACATTCTGCGAACGCGCCGGCACGTCAAGGCGTACATCTGCGGACATACGCACGTATGGAAACTTGGCGAGGTTGACGGATTGCACTTAATCAATCTTCCCACCACCGCTTATATCTTCGATCCCAAACAACCTCAAGGGTGGGTGGAGGGATGCCTGGCGGCCGACGGAATACGTTTAACACTTCACACAATTGCCGCAAACCATCCGCTCGGTGGTCAACAGATTCGCCTCACTTGGCGAAACGGTTCATAG